From the genome of Parazoarcus communis, one region includes:
- the drmD gene encoding DISARM system SNF2-like helicase DrmD: MEISNAQISQAYRARPEPGQLVEVRRRQWVVAEVISSKLTSASAQQNAVTLSSIDEDGLGEELEVIWEIEPGAQIIERAGLPSITGQDDSNTLDAFLDAVRWGAATNADRGFLQAPFRSGVSIEDFQLDPLVRAIDMARVNLLIADDVGLGKTIEAGLVIQEMLLRHRARTVLIICPASLQEKWRVEMLEKFGLDFRIVDTAYIKQLRRDRGIHANPWTSHPRLIASMDWVKSGEGLRAMRDVLPVHASFPRKFDMLVVDEAHNIAPAAGTNYALESQRTRFIRSISPHFQHRLFLTATPHNGYTESFTSLLELLDDQRFARNILPDEKQLSQVMIRRLKSDLVDAEGKPLYAQRKLQALLASYSTLERAIHQKLNDYCASREQDAEKVGNAFGTSFVNQLLKKRLFSSPAAFASTLEKHIASLANGGQRKEKDAMADRILRKAILRVDEDYANDQEVENAQSEAVEEASRRAQPLTTDQQQMLNELRSWAQTAKNQVDAKAKAILDWLATNLKTDGQWNDRRVILFTEYRTTHQWMHEILASHGFGGDRLAILHGGMPQDEREKVKAAFQTSPKDSAVRILLATDAASEGIDLQNHCNCLIHLEIPYNPNVMEQRNGRIDRHGQRQKEVLIWHPVDGGEQGKATIGGHGEDIIRALRKLESMRADMGSVNPVIAPQMSGLIEGSLKDLDTRLAEAKIAKARRFVRAERELKDRVSKLHERLLTTQQDFHLTPEHILMAVKTGLVMAGRPPLEPFALADAPTGTVFKMPALSGSWARCLEGLRHPHTLQIRPITFDHAVAKGRDDVVLVHLNHRLVQMCLRLLRAEVWAQDDVKKLHRVTVRSVPDSLIDGPAVVVISRLVVTGGSHHRLHEELTVAGGYLGDKSFRREEGVTKVQQWLDQAKPLTAADSLFDAIRVRFDRAQSSILQAVDARSKDRLKFLTNTLQSRKQQEVADIGSVLDELEKAIQLELKKDQQPAQLSLFTEDERTQLGRDTAALEARLARIPAERQQEAEAIETRYAKLNDRTFPVAVIFLVPASAVQGGAA; this comes from the coding sequence ATGGAAATTTCGAACGCACAGATTAGCCAGGCCTACCGTGCCCGCCCTGAACCCGGCCAACTGGTAGAAGTCAGGCGACGTCAGTGGGTCGTTGCAGAAGTCATCTCTTCCAAGCTGACATCAGCCTCTGCGCAACAGAATGCCGTGACCCTCTCATCCATCGACGAGGATGGTCTAGGTGAGGAGCTTGAGGTCATCTGGGAGATCGAGCCCGGCGCGCAAATTATTGAGCGTGCAGGTCTGCCGTCAATTACTGGCCAGGATGACTCCAACACCCTCGACGCTTTTCTTGATGCGGTTCGCTGGGGTGCTGCCACCAATGCCGACCGAGGTTTTCTGCAGGCTCCTTTCCGCAGTGGCGTCAGCATTGAGGACTTCCAGCTCGACCCACTGGTGCGTGCCATCGACATGGCCCGCGTCAATCTGCTCATCGCCGACGACGTCGGCTTGGGCAAGACCATTGAAGCCGGTCTCGTCATCCAGGAGATGTTGCTGCGGCACCGTGCCCGCACTGTTCTGATCATCTGCCCCGCATCGCTGCAAGAGAAGTGGCGCGTGGAGATGCTGGAAAAGTTTGGCCTTGATTTTCGGATTGTCGACACGGCCTACATCAAGCAGTTGCGCCGAGATCGCGGCATCCATGCCAACCCCTGGACTTCCCACCCACGCCTGATCGCGTCCATGGACTGGGTCAAGAGCGGCGAAGGACTGCGCGCCATGCGCGACGTCCTGCCCGTGCACGCCAGCTTTCCACGCAAATTCGACATGCTCGTCGTCGACGAAGCACACAACATCGCGCCTGCCGCAGGCACTAACTACGCGCTGGAGAGCCAGCGCACACGCTTCATCCGCTCCATCAGTCCACACTTCCAGCATCGTCTGTTTCTGACAGCCACTCCGCACAATGGCTACACCGAGTCCTTCACCTCGCTGCTGGAGTTGCTGGACGACCAGCGTTTTGCTCGAAACATCCTGCCAGATGAAAAGCAGCTGAGTCAGGTGATGATTCGTCGCCTAAAGAGCGATCTAGTCGATGCGGAAGGCAAGCCACTCTATGCGCAGCGCAAGCTGCAAGCGCTGCTGGCCTCGTACTCCACGCTAGAGCGCGCCATTCACCAGAAGCTGAACGACTACTGCGCGAGTCGCGAGCAGGACGCCGAAAAGGTCGGTAATGCCTTCGGCACGTCATTCGTCAACCAATTGCTCAAGAAGCGGCTCTTCTCCTCTCCCGCCGCGTTCGCATCCACGCTCGAGAAGCACATTGCCAGTCTGGCCAATGGCGGCCAACGCAAGGAAAAGGATGCGATGGCCGACCGCATCTTGCGCAAGGCCATCCTGCGGGTCGATGAAGACTACGCCAACGACCAAGAGGTCGAAAACGCCCAGTCCGAGGCCGTCGAAGAGGCCTCACGTCGCGCGCAACCGCTGACGACAGACCAGCAACAAATGCTGAACGAACTGCGGTCATGGGCACAGACCGCCAAGAACCAGGTCGATGCCAAAGCCAAAGCAATCCTCGACTGGCTCGCCACCAATCTCAAGACCGACGGCCAGTGGAATGATCGTCGGGTCATCTTGTTCACCGAGTACCGCACCACCCATCAGTGGATGCACGAGATTCTCGCCAGCCACGGTTTCGGTGGTGATCGACTGGCCATCCTCCATGGCGGAATGCCGCAGGATGAACGCGAAAAGGTCAAAGCGGCGTTCCAAACTTCGCCCAAGGATTCAGCGGTGCGCATCCTGCTGGCCACCGATGCCGCGTCCGAAGGTATCGACTTGCAGAATCACTGTAACTGCCTCATCCATCTGGAAATCCCCTACAACCCCAACGTGATGGAGCAGCGCAACGGCCGTATCGACCGGCACGGTCAGCGCCAGAAAGAGGTCTTGATCTGGCACCCCGTCGATGGCGGTGAACAAGGCAAGGCAACCATTGGCGGTCACGGCGAAGACATCATCCGGGCACTGCGCAAACTCGAATCCATGCGGGCGGACATGGGCAGCGTCAACCCGGTCATCGCGCCGCAGATGTCGGGGCTGATCGAAGGCTCGCTCAAAGACCTCGACACCCGTCTCGCTGAAGCCAAAATCGCGAAAGCCAGACGCTTCGTGCGCGCCGAGCGCGAACTGAAAGACCGCGTTTCCAAGCTGCACGAACGGCTCCTGACGACGCAGCAGGATTTCCACCTCACGCCGGAGCACATCCTGATGGCGGTCAAGACGGGTCTTGTGATGGCAGGCCGTCCGCCGCTTGAGCCCTTTGCCTTGGCTGATGCCCCGACAGGAACCGTATTCAAGATGCCCGCGCTGTCGGGCTCGTGGGCGCGCTGCCTTGAGGGGCTGCGTCACCCCCACACACTGCAAATTCGGCCCATCACCTTCGATCACGCCGTCGCTAAAGGGCGTGACGACGTGGTTCTGGTTCACCTGAACCACCGGCTGGTACAGATGTGCCTGCGCTTGCTGCGTGCCGAGGTCTGGGCCCAAGACGATGTGAAGAAGCTGCATCGTGTCACCGTGCGTTCGGTGCCAGACTCCCTGATCGACGGGCCTGCCGTGGTCGTCATCTCGCGACTGGTCGTCACGGGTGGCAGCCATCATCGCCTCCACGAAGAGCTGACGGTCGCCGGGGGCTATCTGGGCGATAAATCATTCCGTCGTGAGGAAGGCGTCACCAAAGTCCAGCAATGGCTGGATCAGGCCAAGCCACTGACCGCCGCAGACTCTCTGTTCGATGCCATCCGCGTGCGCTTCGACCGTGCGCAAAGCTCTATCCTGCAGGCGGTCGACGCCCGTTCAAAAGACCGGCTCAAGTTCCTGACCAACACCCTGCAATCCCGCAAGCAGCAAGAAGTGGCTGACATTGGCTCCGTGCTTGATGAGCTTGAAAAAGCCATCCAGCTTGAGCTGAAAAAAGACCAGCAACCGGCGCAGCTTTCCCTGTTCACCGAAGACGAACGAACACAGCTCGGGCGCGACACCGCCGCACTGGAAGCGCGTCTTGCCCGCATTCCGGCCGAGCGCCAGCAGGAGGCTGAAGCCATCGAAACCCGCTACGCCAAACTCAACGACCGCACCTTCCCGGTCGCCGTCATCTTTCTGGTCCCTGCATCTGCCGTTCAGGGAGGTGCCGCATGA
- a CDS encoding DNA cytosine methyltransferase codes for MKTISCVDLFCGAGGLTHGFVLEGVPVAAGIDLDPACRFPYEANNKARFVERDVSKVSIEELKGLFGDVDLTVLAGCAPCQPFSTYAQRYELDGKDGKWGLLYEFARLAEGAKPDVITMENVPTVAKHEVFRDFVETLKRIGYSVWFDVVDSSRYGVPQMRRRMVLLASRRGDIKMIEPTHEKPKTVRQAIGRLRPLSAGEAAPRDRLHVTSALSEKNLKRIKASKPGGTWRDWPDDLVADCHRAESGRTYPGVYGRMEWDKPAPTMTTQCYGFGNGRFGHPEQDRAISLREAALIQSFPRGYTFVPHDGEVSFTILGRLIGNAVPVDLGRAIARSIKTHLASGPALR; via the coding sequence GTGAAAACGATTTCTTGCGTAGACCTTTTCTGTGGTGCGGGAGGACTGACGCACGGTTTCGTCCTCGAAGGGGTGCCGGTGGCCGCTGGGATCGATCTGGACCCTGCATGCCGTTTTCCCTATGAAGCCAACAACAAGGCCAGATTCGTTGAGCGTGACGTTAGTAAGGTCTCCATAGAAGAGCTGAAAGGGCTGTTTGGCGATGTCGACCTTACGGTACTTGCGGGCTGTGCCCCGTGCCAACCCTTCTCAACCTACGCGCAACGATATGAGTTAGATGGCAAGGACGGTAAGTGGGGCCTGTTGTATGAGTTCGCGCGTCTAGCGGAAGGAGCAAAGCCTGATGTCATTACCATGGAGAACGTACCCACCGTTGCTAAGCACGAGGTGTTTCGTGACTTTGTCGAAACGCTAAAACGCATTGGCTACAGCGTCTGGTTCGATGTCGTTGACAGTTCTCGCTACGGTGTACCGCAGATGCGACGACGTATGGTGCTGCTTGCATCAAGACGTGGTGACATCAAGATGATCGAACCAACTCACGAGAAACCGAAGACGGTGCGCCAGGCGATTGGTCGTTTGCGCCCTCTGAGTGCGGGTGAAGCCGCTCCAAGGGATAGGCTGCACGTCACCTCGGCGTTGTCTGAAAAGAATCTCAAACGAATTAAGGCATCGAAGCCTGGCGGCACATGGCGTGACTGGCCGGATGATCTGGTCGCCGACTGTCATCGAGCCGAAAGCGGACGTACATACCCAGGTGTTTATGGTCGTATGGAGTGGGACAAACCTGCCCCCACTATGACTACACAATGCTACGGCTTCGGTAATGGTCGTTTCGGGCACCCTGAGCAGGATCGAGCGATCTCGCTGAGAGAGGCCGCGCTCATACAGAGCTTCCCACGAGGCTATACTTTCGTTCCTCATGACGGAGAGGTAAGTTTTACGATTCTAGGTCGGCTTATCGGCAACGCGGTTCCTGTCGATCTGGGTCGTGCTATCGCACGAAGCATCAAGACCCATCTCGCATCGGGACCCGCGCTACGGTGA
- a CDS encoding DUF4113 domain-containing protein gives MFIRTNTFKQNAPQYQRTVTIPLPEPSADTRVLTRWATVILEIIYKSGFAYQKAGVMLSELRRRNSIQRRLFAASGADERSESLRRVMDQINSRSGQGTLKPLVTGLDPAWRMRRDQFSPAWTTNWNELPVALAR, from the coding sequence GTGTTTATCCGCACAAATACGTTCAAACAGAACGCGCCTCAATACCAGCGTACGGTCACCATCCCGCTGCCCGAGCCGAGCGCAGACACGCGCGTGCTCACCCGTTGGGCGACTGTGATTCTTGAAATTATCTACAAGTCGGGCTTCGCCTATCAGAAGGCAGGGGTGATGCTGTCGGAACTGCGACGCAGGAACAGCATTCAGAGAAGGCTCTTTGCTGCGTCAGGTGCAGATGAACGCTCGGAGTCACTCAGGCGTGTGATGGATCAGATCAACAGTCGGTCGGGGCAGGGCACCTTGAAGCCTCTGGTGACAGGATTGGACCCCGCATGGCGAATGCGGCGGGATCAATTTTCACCCGCGTGGACAACCAACTGGAACGAACTTCCTGTGGCGCTGGCCCGATAA
- a CDS encoding Mu transposase C-terminal domain-containing protein codes for MSSYLRRDEKLLTPDGIYSVCSIQSDSERVELMNQSTGGRHYATIAALRCELSNGNWKRISVNPITGETVDLTNNPKARRRQQFNIAVLDRLKALMRNGSSAAEAIRALQGTTIETGDGSTKMMCSERTAYRILRDGAENPLKLIPAYAARGNHVPRYSESVKELILSATEAVYAVKKSKIQINGLAKHLTSVAIQRGLIPQDKTLSRELIKNVVVAHWNPDLDYKRLDPRIARSAKAVAKNRIVPGAPMHRVEQDTVHLPVLVKTAEGILQNPYLMVSVDCYSSVPLGWRLVPTPVTAEDTLECIEVGLFSKKKRFDQLGINCELDPCGQFLDLHLDNGSENRTERINELNTLGINITRAPAHSGHMKPFVERLHKSLKIALEGLPGFTRFEGEDGARTEEAKKDELMTLEQLERWIVRFFFERWIHQSIERFITADYLLDQNMGVTPAQRWKMAEEHFPTPLPPNRESWVQIRFLTRTASLSNKTGVSIDGFRFRGDNLAILIGQYGPNADVTVRYNPSDYRFVYVPDKNTAELIMLVNAEVTEQTPAFSFSEAKARRNHVRALAGPLPAVAKQFELDLAQASLAAPVRHSGGRKKGHREEQKAIRDTLKLAAAVDRAHTTPIPRAARESGAQTDSNDSFITDDSIPTFSVEKRPTQKSGGTST; via the coding sequence ATGAGTAGCTATCTTCGACGAGATGAGAAGCTGCTGACCCCCGACGGGATCTATTCAGTGTGTTCGATTCAGAGCGATTCTGAACGTGTAGAGCTTATGAACCAGAGCACCGGTGGTCGTCATTACGCGACCATCGCAGCGCTACGATGCGAGTTGTCGAACGGAAACTGGAAACGAATTTCAGTGAATCCGATTACCGGCGAAACGGTTGATCTTACAAACAATCCGAAGGCGCGTCGTCGGCAGCAATTCAATATAGCCGTTCTAGATCGCCTGAAAGCCTTGATGCGAAACGGGTCGAGTGCAGCCGAAGCAATCCGTGCACTGCAAGGAACCACCATCGAAACGGGGGACGGATCGACAAAGATGATGTGCTCTGAGCGCACGGCATACCGGATCCTGCGAGATGGTGCAGAGAATCCGCTCAAACTAATCCCAGCGTATGCAGCGCGGGGTAATCATGTGCCTCGCTACAGCGAGAGCGTAAAAGAGCTGATCCTCAGCGCTACAGAAGCGGTATATGCGGTTAAGAAATCGAAAATCCAGATCAATGGGCTCGCAAAGCACTTGACGTCAGTTGCCATTCAGCGGGGACTTATTCCGCAAGACAAGACTCTGAGCCGCGAACTCATAAAGAATGTTGTTGTTGCGCACTGGAACCCCGATCTTGACTACAAGCGACTCGATCCACGTATCGCTCGTTCAGCGAAAGCCGTTGCTAAGAATCGGATAGTTCCGGGTGCGCCAATGCACCGCGTCGAACAAGATACGGTTCATCTTCCTGTGCTTGTTAAAACGGCCGAAGGCATTCTGCAAAATCCATATCTCATGGTCTCTGTCGACTGCTACTCCTCCGTGCCGCTGGGTTGGCGCTTGGTGCCAACTCCGGTCACTGCGGAGGATACCCTTGAGTGCATCGAAGTAGGACTGTTCTCGAAGAAGAAGCGCTTCGATCAACTCGGCATTAACTGCGAACTCGACCCGTGCGGACAGTTTCTTGATCTTCACCTTGATAATGGCTCCGAAAACCGCACTGAACGAATCAACGAACTCAATACCCTTGGAATCAACATCACGCGCGCGCCCGCTCATTCCGGCCACATGAAGCCATTCGTTGAACGACTTCATAAAAGTCTAAAGATTGCGCTAGAAGGCCTTCCTGGCTTTACTCGATTTGAGGGCGAGGACGGAGCACGTACGGAGGAAGCGAAGAAAGACGAGTTAATGACGCTAGAGCAACTGGAGCGCTGGATCGTCCGCTTCTTCTTTGAGCGCTGGATTCATCAGAGCATCGAACGATTCATCACTGCTGACTATTTACTTGATCAAAATATGGGGGTCACGCCGGCCCAACGCTGGAAAATGGCCGAAGAACACTTTCCAACGCCACTCCCGCCGAACCGCGAATCGTGGGTGCAGATCCGCTTTCTGACGCGCACCGCGTCGCTGAGTAACAAGACGGGCGTATCGATCGATGGATTTCGTTTCCGGGGCGATAACCTCGCAATCCTGATCGGGCAATACGGTCCAAACGCGGACGTCACTGTGCGGTACAACCCTTCAGACTACCGATTTGTGTACGTACCGGACAAGAATACGGCAGAGCTAATAATGCTCGTCAATGCAGAAGTGACGGAACAGACGCCTGCATTTTCGTTCTCTGAAGCGAAAGCGCGGCGAAACCATGTTCGTGCGCTCGCAGGCCCACTACCTGCAGTTGCCAAGCAGTTTGAACTCGATCTCGCTCAAGCGAGCCTTGCCGCACCTGTACGACATTCCGGTGGGAGAAAGAAAGGACATCGCGAAGAGCAGAAAGCTATCCGGGACACACTAAAACTTGCGGCCGCAGTTGATCGTGCACACACCACACCCATCCCGAGAGCCGCTCGCGAATCGGGTGCTCAAACGGACTCGAACGACTCGTTCATTACGGATGACTCAATTCCGACTTTCTCAGTTGAAAAACGTCCTACGCAAAAAAGCGGGGGGACGAGTACGTGA
- a CDS encoding TniB family NTP-binding protein: MNFQNTLRAAVEKTVIHHPRFQDAYERIGDLLRSRKDGLDPQIDFIVGPSRCGKTEVLREFARERDYCARREAGRLIVPVLYVPIPTGIAPKDLPLSVMQALNVPLPTGRTRATELVKMMNVQLKLVGTHTILFDEASHLVDVGSKIPPRQASDWIKDISQQTNVSILLSGLYRLIKLLETNEQLRNRTPAPFDFSPYRWDIPSDRKNFAGCVRAFLSVFSDHQCTLDVKLTTDSLVRHLYAASAGHVGLLANFFKALTRQLDEHGKITIDALKATTNRLHLPGNGSIKPFQQDVLYDEHLLQVLCAELNRYDFCLPSYSPEVQLAQIRHHAGAVHR; this comes from the coding sequence GTGAACTTTCAGAACACACTTCGGGCAGCAGTCGAGAAAACGGTAATCCATCATCCGAGGTTTCAAGACGCGTACGAGCGGATCGGCGATCTGTTGCGCAGCCGCAAAGACGGACTTGACCCGCAAATCGACTTCATTGTCGGCCCCTCGCGCTGCGGAAAAACAGAAGTTCTTCGCGAGTTCGCGCGCGAGCGCGACTACTGCGCACGCCGTGAAGCAGGGCGTTTAATTGTACCTGTGCTCTATGTACCGATTCCGACAGGTATCGCCCCGAAGGATTTACCGCTAAGTGTCATGCAAGCATTGAACGTACCGCTCCCGACCGGGCGAACGCGTGCCACCGAACTCGTCAAAATGATGAATGTTCAGCTCAAACTTGTCGGTACGCACACCATCTTATTTGATGAAGCGTCGCACTTAGTCGACGTTGGGAGCAAGATCCCTCCACGGCAAGCTTCCGATTGGATCAAAGATATTAGTCAGCAAACTAACGTGTCGATCCTGCTGTCCGGGCTATACAGACTCATTAAGCTATTAGAAACGAATGAACAGTTGCGCAATCGCACGCCTGCGCCCTTCGATTTCTCGCCGTACCGGTGGGACATCCCAAGTGATCGCAAGAACTTCGCCGGATGCGTCCGCGCTTTTCTCTCCGTTTTTTCGGACCACCAGTGCACACTCGATGTGAAACTAACAACGGATTCGCTCGTGCGGCACCTCTACGCTGCCAGCGCCGGGCATGTGGGTCTGCTGGCGAACTTCTTTAAAGCGCTTACTCGCCAGCTTGATGAACATGGGAAAATCACGATTGATGCGCTGAAAGCAACAACAAACCGGCTTCACCTCCCGGGAAACGGATCGATAAAGCCGTTCCAGCAAGACGTTCTCTACGACGAACACTTGTTACAAGTATTGTGTGCCGAACTCAATCGATATGATTTTTGTCTCCCGTCATACAGCCCGGAGGTTCAACTCGCGCAGATTCGACATCACGCTGGGGCGGTTCATCGATGA
- a CDS encoding TniQ family protein, translating into MTALLDLFTHEHDESAIGYMRRLALKNGYSSWKALLRACGVKPSVRAVLAEREILATALGLDPAWLEAFVPADDKPVCVSDPQFARTTSDPVCPSCLQSGAYVRRVWGHALITACPEHGTTLLDHCPNCGVELQQSRHDIAFCGCGFDLREAHTQPASLGHLWISARLAGDMRDIIGTTELGSEADYLRLADLLYMLAVRFDSAQQTRRGKVAVPKTINEAIALLTPVATMLESWPGRFEQHVRDRLQAGNPNVFNLTGRLGAWYINLSRQCLNPSAFAPVWQAFSNAVIDQFEGNLRGKNGLTPSLDRKQRYFALTEAARLIGTTREHLRVAIQRGNVSSHTTRKGPSYTLALIERAEVERIVRERAEWTSVSEAAETFAVPPATINYLVKAKLVEADQDWKGCYLKGGPIRTQSIVEFAAQLNTRVRPSNDDSVLTLSQLNGRRTTDAGAILRLYQAIGDGTLCPVREDTTGQLSGFGFSESEVMPILGSVALSDGLTLTKLESITGWKYEALSFWTNNGYLSATETLIHGRATRVVSNAALADFRRTWIPISDLARSLGTKASAMSQKAVSMGITIHGQCLLASGTKRGGLIAMADLARLIS; encoded by the coding sequence ATGACCGCTTTGCTTGATCTCTTTACCCATGAACACGACGAAAGCGCGATCGGGTACATGCGTCGGCTCGCGCTCAAGAACGGCTACTCAAGTTGGAAAGCTTTGCTGCGAGCGTGCGGTGTAAAACCGTCCGTGCGCGCTGTGCTGGCCGAGCGAGAAATCCTGGCAACCGCGCTCGGACTAGACCCTGCCTGGTTAGAGGCGTTTGTCCCAGCCGACGATAAACCGGTTTGCGTCTCAGACCCGCAGTTCGCACGCACGACAAGCGATCCGGTTTGCCCCTCGTGCCTTCAGTCCGGAGCATATGTTCGCCGCGTGTGGGGACATGCACTCATCACAGCTTGTCCGGAACATGGGACAACGCTGTTAGATCACTGCCCAAATTGCGGCGTTGAGCTGCAACAATCGCGACACGATATCGCTTTTTGCGGATGCGGTTTCGATCTGCGAGAGGCCCACACTCAGCCAGCCTCTCTTGGGCATCTGTGGATCAGTGCGCGGTTGGCTGGCGACATGCGCGACATTATCGGTACCACCGAGCTGGGATCCGAGGCCGACTATCTACGCCTTGCAGATTTGCTCTACATGCTCGCAGTGCGTTTCGACTCGGCACAACAAACCCGACGCGGCAAAGTTGCGGTTCCGAAAACCATCAATGAGGCCATTGCGCTACTCACACCGGTCGCGACAATGCTTGAGAGCTGGCCGGGCAGGTTCGAACAACATGTGCGTGACCGACTTCAGGCAGGGAATCCAAACGTATTCAATTTGACTGGAAGACTTGGCGCTTGGTACATCAATCTGTCCCGTCAATGTCTTAATCCGAGCGCATTCGCACCCGTCTGGCAGGCTTTCTCAAACGCAGTGATTGATCAATTCGAGGGTAACCTACGCGGAAAGAACGGACTCACACCTTCGCTTGACCGCAAACAGCGCTACTTCGCACTGACAGAGGCCGCAAGGCTGATCGGCACAACACGCGAACACCTTCGAGTCGCGATTCAGCGAGGTAACGTTTCATCACACACAACACGTAAGGGCCCTTCATACACACTCGCGCTCATCGAACGCGCTGAAGTTGAACGCATCGTCCGTGAGCGTGCGGAATGGACGTCCGTCTCAGAAGCAGCGGAAACGTTCGCGGTTCCGCCCGCGACCATCAACTATCTCGTAAAAGCCAAGCTCGTTGAAGCAGACCAAGACTGGAAAGGCTGCTATCTAAAAGGGGGCCCCATTCGTACTCAAAGCATCGTTGAGTTCGCAGCACAGCTCAACACGCGCGTCCGGCCGAGCAACGACGACTCGGTACTGACGCTATCGCAGCTAAATGGACGGCGCACAACAGATGCGGGTGCAATTTTGCGGCTCTACCAGGCCATCGGTGACGGAACATTGTGCCCTGTCCGAGAAGACACTACCGGCCAACTCTCCGGTTTCGGATTCTCCGAGTCGGAGGTTATGCCAATTCTCGGTTCGGTCGCGCTATCCGATGGACTTACGCTCACGAAACTGGAAAGTATCACCGGCTGGAAGTATGAAGCCCTGTCTTTTTGGACAAATAACGGATACCTGAGCGCAACTGAGACGCTGATACACGGCCGAGCCACACGTGTAGTGTCGAACGCGGCACTAGCGGATTTTCGGCGGACGTGGATCCCGATCTCCGATCTAGCGCGATCGCTCGGAACGAAGGCCTCAGCAATGTCACAGAAAGCTGTTTCGATGGGCATCACGATTCACGGACAGTGTCTCTTGGCGTCAGGAACAAAACGGGGCGGCTTGATTGCGATGGCTGATCTCGCACGGCTAATCAGCTGA